A genomic stretch from Caldicellulosiruptoraceae bacterium PP1 includes:
- a CDS encoding MurR/RpiR family transcriptional regulator yields MDKNLSEKINELMPDFSKGQKKIAQFILQHAEKAAFMTAFTLGNNVGVSESTVVRFAEKLGYDGYPELQLALQEYIKGKLTSVQRIELSSTIINEDNILKNVLQLDMERIKKTLEEIDVDIFNTIIDQILKAKRIYIIGIRSSAALADFLGFYLNMILDNVKIVSTSGISDIFEQVFRITKDDVIIGISFPRYSKRTIRVLQYAKDQEAKVISLTDSISSPLCKYSDHVLLCRSDMVSFADSLVAPLSVINAIIVAIGLKKRDDLAKSFDKLEQIWDEYQVYQKDNK; encoded by the coding sequence ATGGATAAGAACTTAAGTGAAAAAATTAATGAGTTAATGCCTGATTTTAGCAAAGGACAAAAAAAGATTGCTCAATTTATACTACAACATGCTGAAAAGGCAGCATTTATGACAGCTTTCACATTAGGAAATAATGTTGGGGTATCTGAATCAACAGTTGTAAGATTTGCTGAGAAATTAGGTTATGATGGTTATCCTGAACTACAATTGGCATTACAAGAATATATAAAAGGTAAATTAACTTCAGTTCAGAGAATAGAACTTTCTAGTACAATAATAAATGAGGATAATATATTAAAAAATGTTTTACAACTTGATATGGAAAGAATAAAGAAAACTTTAGAAGAAATTGATGTTGACATATTTAATACAATAATAGACCAAATCCTAAAGGCAAAAAGAATTTATATTATTGGAATAAGAAGTTCAGCAGCTCTAGCAGACTTTCTTGGATTTTATTTGAATATGATTTTGGATAACGTAAAAATTGTATCTACAAGTGGTATTAGTGATATATTTGAACAAGTATTTAGAATAACTAAAGATGATGTAATAATAGGAATAAGCTTTCCAAGGTATTCAAAAAGGACAATAAGAGTATTACAATATGCAAAAGATCAAGAAGCTAAGGTAATATCATTAACAGATAGCATTTCATCACCATTATGTAAATATTCTGACCATGTATTACTTTGTAGGAGTGATATGGTATCTTTTGCAGATTCTTTAGTAGCTCCATTAAGTGTAATAAATGCTATTATTGTAGCAATTGGACTTAAAAAAAGAGACGATTTAGCAAAATCATTTGATAAGTTAGAACAAATATGGGATGAGTACCAAGTATATCAAAAAGATAATAAATAG
- the mgsA gene encoding methylglyoxal synthase, which yields MNIALIAHDKKKELMIQFAIAYKFILSKHTLYATGTTGRLINEATGIEVNRFLPGPLGGDQQIGSLIAYNQIDMVIFLRDPLTAQPHEPDVTALLRLCDVHNIPLATNIATAELLIKALDRGDLSWREIVNPNLQK from the coding sequence ATGAACATAGCATTAATAGCACATGATAAAAAGAAGGAATTAATGATTCAATTTGCAATTGCATATAAATTTATACTTTCTAAGCATACACTTTATGCAACAGGAACAACAGGAAGATTGATAAATGAAGCAACAGGTATTGAAGTAAATAGATTTTTACCAGGTCCTTTAGGTGGAGATCAACAAATTGGTTCATTAATAGCATATAATCAAATTGATATGGTAATATTCTTAAGAGACCCATTAACAGCTCAACCGCATGAACCTGATGTAACAGCACTTTTGAGACTTTGTGATGTTCATAATATACCTCTTGCAACAAATATTGCTACAGCTGAATTATTAATTAAAGCTCTCGATAGAGGTGATTTATCTTGGAGAGAGATTGTTAATCCTAACTTACAAAAATAA
- the speB gene encoding agmatinase, with protein sequence MPSNIYKSQFLLSSDNYESSKIVIAGIPMDFTVSFKPGSRFGPSKIREVSASIEEYSVYQDKNLSDSKYIDLGDLELPFGNTKKSIDLIYEFAYDIFKDGKIPIFLGGEHLVSYPLVEAAFNFYNDIVVLHFDAHADMRDEFLGEKLSHATVMRRIGEKIGFTNIYQFGIRSGCKDEIYFAKENSNLNLIKAFEPLKKVLPYLKDRKIYLSIDIDVLDPAYAPGTGTPEAGGISSQEMIDSILLLRGLNIVGIDIVEVSPYYDNSDRTSLLAAKLIREIILAIY encoded by the coding sequence ATGCCAAGTAATATATACAAAAGTCAATTTTTATTATCATCTGATAATTATGAAAGTAGTAAGATAGTAATTGCTGGAATTCCTATGGATTTTACTGTTAGTTTCAAGCCAGGATCAAGATTTGGTCCTTCAAAAATAAGAGAAGTATCTGCGAGTATTGAAGAATACTCTGTCTATCAGGACAAAAATCTTTCAGATTCAAAATATATTGATTTAGGAGATCTTGAATTACCATTTGGTAATACAAAAAAATCAATTGATTTAATATATGAGTTTGCATATGATATCTTTAAAGATGGAAAAATACCAATATTTTTGGGTGGTGAACATTTAGTTTCATATCCTCTAGTTGAGGCAGCATTTAATTTTTACAATGATATTGTGGTATTGCATTTTGATGCTCATGCAGATATGAGAGATGAATTTTTAGGTGAAAAATTATCTCATGCAACAGTAATGAGAAGAATTGGGGAAAAAATAGGATTTACAAATATATATCAATTTGGTATTAGGTCAGGGTGCAAAGATGAAATATATTTTGCTAAGGAAAATAGCAATCTTAATTTAATTAAAGCATTTGAACCACTTAAAAAAGTTCTTCCATACCTAAAGGATAGAAAAATATATTTATCAATTGATATTGATGTCTTAGATCCAGCATATGCACCTGGGACAGGTACTCCTGAGGCAGGTGGAATATCTTCACAAGAAATGATTGATTCAATTTTATTATTGAGAGGATTAAATATTGTTGGAATTGATATAGTTGAAGTTTCGCCATACTATGATAATTCTGATAGAACTTCATTATTAGCAGCAAAGTTAATAAGGGAAATTATTCTTGCAATTTATTAA
- a CDS encoding DUF4264 family protein, with product MENEKLELISSMEFEKDVPLYKIIDFLNKSLKSQNIIFGISHINDKIMISIYKT from the coding sequence ATGGAAAATGAAAAACTTGAATTAATTTCATCAATGGAGTTTGAAAAAGATGTTCCATTATATAAGATAATTGATTTTTTAAATAAGAGTCTAAAATCTCAAAATATAATATTTGGAATTTCTCATATAAATGATAAAATTATGATAAGTATATATAAAACATAA
- the steA gene encoding putative cytokinetic ring protein SteA translates to MKLSGYAKKDAKTKNLVKRLKKNDIPIIFHEDIDEVAAYSLIEKGVKLVINCAQSFTGKYPANGVKILLENNIIIYDNVGIDIFNNIEEGDFVEINDDKLFINKIFLCNINQLDYNDFLRKYEISYKNMETLLDEFIQNTLEYARKEKSFILGNFEMPTLKTSFAGKQVLVVTRGTSFKKDIKAIKNYIKEVKPVIMAVDGAADALLDENIKPDIIIGDMDSISERSMLACKEIIVHSYTNGYAPGLKKVKEIGIDANIISCPGTSEDVALLLAYEKGAELIVSVGSHTNILDFLEKGRKGMASTLLVRLKIGSKLVDAKGVSKLYTEKFSVKYLLFIIMAALIPLFAIILTTPPFQYLFYFVQLKLKSLLR, encoded by the coding sequence ATGAAATTATCTGGTTATGCCAAAAAAGATGCTAAAACAAAAAACTTAGTTAAAAGACTCAAAAAAAATGATATTCCAATAATTTTTCATGAAGATATTGATGAGGTTGCAGCATATTCATTGATTGAAAAAGGAGTTAAATTAGTTATAAACTGTGCTCAATCTTTTACTGGTAAATATCCTGCAAATGGCGTAAAGATATTATTGGAAAATAATATTATTATATATGATAATGTTGGTATTGATATTTTTAATAATATTGAAGAAGGAGATTTTGTTGAAATAAATGATGATAAGCTTTTTATAAACAAAATATTCTTATGTAATATAAATCAACTTGACTATAATGATTTTTTACGCAAATATGAAATAAGCTATAAAAATATGGAGACATTACTTGATGAATTTATTCAAAATACATTAGAATATGCAAGAAAAGAAAAATCTTTTATTCTTGGTAATTTTGAAATGCCAACACTAAAAACATCATTTGCTGGGAAACAAGTTTTAGTTGTTACAAGGGGTACAAGCTTTAAAAAGGATATTAAAGCAATAAAAAATTATATTAAAGAAGTAAAGCCTGTTATTATGGCTGTTGATGGAGCAGCTGATGCACTGTTAGATGAAAATATAAAGCCAGATATAATTATTGGTGACATGGATAGTATTAGCGAAAGAAGTATGCTTGCTTGCAAAGAAATAATTGTACATTCATATACAAATGGTTATGCTCCAGGGCTAAAAAAAGTGAAAGAAATAGGAATTGATGCAAATATTATATCTTGCCCTGGAACAAGTGAAGATGTAGCTTTATTATTAGCATATGAGAAAGGTGCTGAGCTAATAGTTTCTGTTGGATCACATACAAATATATTAGACTTTTTGGAAAAAGGTCGTAAAGGAATGGCAAGCACTCTATTAGTTAGACTAAAAATAGGATCAAAATTAGTTGATGCAAAAGGTGTAAGTAAGTTATACACTGAAAAATTCAGCGTTAAATATTTATTGTTTATTATAATGGCTGCATTGATACCATTGTTTGCAATAATATTGACAACGCCACCATTTCAGTATTTGTTTTATTTTGTTCAGTTAAAACTAAAATCACTATTGAGGTAA
- the minE gene encoding cell division topological specificity factor MinE has product MFEFFNRFFSKQNSKDIAKERLKLVLIHDRANVSPELLEMIKNEILKAIQKYIIIDENLLEIQITRTQSEEKGDLVPALVANIPIKSLKNKESDSK; this is encoded by the coding sequence ATGTTTGAATTTTTTAATCGATTTTTTTCAAAGCAAAACTCTAAAGATATTGCTAAAGAACGTTTAAAGTTAGTTTTAATACATGACAGGGCGAACGTATCCCCAGAATTACTTGAGATGATAAAAAATGAAATACTAAAGGCTATCCAAAAATATATAATAATTGATGAAAACTTACTCGAAATTCAAATAACAAGAACTCAATCAGAAGAAAAGGGAGATTTAGTGCCAGCACTGGTTGCTAACATACCTATTAAATCACTAAAAAATAAAGAATCAGATTCAAAATAA
- the speE gene encoding polyamine aminopropyltransferase — MELWFTEKQTPDLGITCKVSRTLYTQKTEYQDLAVIDTKQFGRMLVLDGTVQTTVEDEFCYHELISHVALFTHPNPEYVAVIGGGDGGVIREILKHNSVKKAYLIEIDKYVVEASKKYFPEISVALDDPRSEVIITDGIKYVAENKNKFDVVIVDSTDPVGPAVGLFQEEFYRSIFECLKDDGIFVAQTESPFFNKDLIRSVFSTVKGIFPITRLYAGFVPTYPSGAWTFTLGSKTYDPLEVDISKIEDIPTKYYNKQVHKALFALPNFVNDIIK; from the coding sequence ATGGAATTATGGTTTACAGAAAAGCAAACACCTGATCTTGGTATTACTTGCAAAGTATCAAGAACTTTGTATACACAAAAAACTGAATATCAAGATTTAGCTGTTATTGATACAAAACAATTTGGAAGAATGCTTGTTTTAGATGGCACTGTTCAAACAACAGTTGAAGATGAATTTTGTTATCATGAGCTAATTTCTCACGTTGCTTTATTTACACACCCTAATCCAGAATATGTTGCTGTAATTGGTGGTGGAGATGGTGGTGTAATAAGAGAAATACTAAAGCATAATTCAGTTAAGAAGGCTTATCTCATCGAAATTGATAAATATGTTGTTGAAGCAAGTAAAAAATATTTTCCTGAGATAAGTGTTGCTTTAGATGACCCAAGATCTGAGGTTATAATAACTGATGGAATTAAATATGTTGCCGAAAATAAGAACAAATTTGATGTAGTAATTGTTGATTCAACAGATCCAGTAGGACCAGCTGTTGGATTATTCCAAGAAGAATTTTATAGATCAATTTTTGAGTGTTTGAAAGACGATGGAATATTTGTTGCTCAAACAGAATCTCCATTTTTCAATAAAGATTTGATAAGGAGTGTATTTTCAACAGTAAAAGGAATATTCCCAATTACAAGATTATATGCTGGATTTGTTCCAACATATCCGAGTGGTGCTTGGACATTTACTTTGGGTTCAAAAACATACGATCCATTAGAAGTTGATATATCAAAAATAGAAGATATACCAACAAAATATTATAATAAACAAGTTCATAAAGCACTGTTTGCATTACCAAATTTTGTAAATGATATTATTAAATAA
- a CDS encoding copper transporter, whose translation MNGVSIKYFVITIVSIFLALGIGIFIGFMTNGEKLLQKQFSQQIQVIDRNIALLRNENEKLLKDLNQAKDDLSQKEKLNQMLVNSYINNGNNLSNIALLVTSNDYSYNETIDFLRKNKINLIKTIKIKQSFLNNYNNLVNYIQNSDITVENKEEYIFTSITNYLLFSINNDVIKYLKDNKMIEENNYAKGIADCVLIGGGNSKGNNNFDKIDFKIIKILNKLPKLSLIGVQHSYSEENYCEKYKNNGLDTVDNIDELTGLVSMIELIRGNSGNYGVKKEATAILPGNFLNYKDSEKIIITRKQNMLSYYNQIVSSQQ comes from the coding sequence ATGAATGGAGTAAGTATTAAATATTTTGTTATAACAATTGTTTCAATTTTTCTTGCATTAGGGATAGGAATTTTTATTGGTTTTATGACAAATGGAGAAAAGCTTTTACAAAAGCAATTTAGTCAACAAATTCAAGTAATTGATAGAAATATTGCTTTATTAAGAAATGAAAATGAAAAACTATTAAAAGATTTGAACCAAGCAAAAGATGATTTATCTCAAAAAGAAAAATTAAATCAGATGTTAGTTAACTCATATATAAATAATGGCAACAATTTATCAAATATAGCATTATTAGTTACGTCAAATGATTATTCATACAATGAAACTATAGATTTCTTAAGAAAAAACAAGATAAATTTGATTAAAACTATAAAAATAAAACAAAGCTTTTTAAATAATTATAACAATTTAGTAAATTATATTCAAAATTCAGATATAACAGTAGAAAATAAAGAGGAATATATATTTACTAGTATTACAAATTATCTTTTATTTAGTATCAATAATGATGTGATAAAATACTTAAAAGATAATAAGATGATTGAAGAAAATAATTATGCAAAAGGTATTGCTGATTGTGTATTGATTGGTGGAGGTAATTCAAAAGGTAATAATAATTTTGATAAGATAGATTTTAAGATTATAAAGATATTAAATAAGCTACCTAAATTATCTTTAATAGGAGTTCAGCATTCATATAGTGAAGAAAATTATTGCGAAAAATATAAGAACAATGGGTTAGATACTGTTGATAATATAGATGAGTTGACAGGCTTAGTATCTATGATCGAATTAATTAGAGGAAATTCAGGTAATTATGGAGTAAAAAAAGAGGCAACAGCAATTTTACCAGGTAACTTTCTAAATTATAAGGATAGTGAAAAAATTATTATTACAAGAAAACAGAATATGCTAAGTTATTATAACCAAATTGTTAGTTCACAACAATAG
- the rodA gene encoding rod shape-determining protein RodA translates to MKGTNSENVKKIKIDIVMFILMIILIFIGFLLIASASNLLETGQYKLLFTQFMWFCIGLIVFFVFYLVDYKIIINFYIIFYIFVIGMLLYVDFKGVNILGGQRWIKLGPFSFQPSEISKLLMVIFIAKYVSNTNDINKITNLLKVLLLSGIPILLVFKQPDLGTASVFIASLIIIIFVAGLDLKYIFYSLIFAIIMIPISWKYILFPHQKDRILILLNPYKDPLGKGYQVLQSITAIGSGKLFGKGLFLGIKNIPVKETDFIFGIAGEEFGFIGCIIIIILFTLLILRIVNLAMKLKDKEGYFIVIGIATMFSFQVFVNIAMTIGLMPVTGIPLPFISYGGSSLLTCMASLGLVQNIYKQNYKTIF, encoded by the coding sequence ATGAAAGGTACAAATTCAGAAAATGTAAAGAAAATAAAGATAGATATTGTTATGTTCATATTAATGATAATACTAATATTTATTGGATTTTTATTGATCGCTAGTGCCTCTAATTTATTGGAAACAGGACAATATAAACTTTTATTTACACAGTTTATGTGGTTTTGTATAGGACTTATTGTTTTTTTTGTTTTCTATCTAGTCGATTATAAAATTATTATAAATTTTTATATTATATTTTATATTTTTGTAATTGGGATGCTTTTATATGTAGATTTTAAGGGTGTAAATATTTTAGGTGGTCAAAGATGGATAAAATTAGGGCCTTTTTCTTTTCAACCTTCAGAAATTTCTAAACTACTTATGGTTATTTTTATTGCAAAATATGTTTCAAACACAAATGATATTAATAAAATTACAAATTTATTGAAGGTATTATTACTATCTGGTATTCCTATTTTATTAGTTTTTAAGCAACCAGATTTAGGAACTGCTTCAGTATTTATTGCTAGTCTTATTATTATTATTTTTGTAGCAGGACTAGATCTTAAATATATTTTTTATTCTTTAATATTTGCTATTATTATGATACCAATATCATGGAAATATATATTATTTCCTCATCAAAAAGACAGAATATTAATACTTCTTAATCCCTATAAAGATCCATTAGGTAAAGGTTATCAAGTTCTTCAGTCTATTACTGCAATTGGATCTGGTAAACTATTTGGTAAGGGACTTTTTTTAGGCATAAAAAATATACCTGTTAAAGAAACTGATTTTATTTTTGGAATTGCTGGAGAGGAATTTGGTTTTATAGGTTGTATAATAATTATTATTTTATTTACTCTATTAATTTTAAGAATCGTAAACTTGGCTATGAAACTCAAAGATAAAGAAGGCTATTTCATAGTTATAGGTATAGCAACAATGTTTTCTTTTCAAGTATTTGTAAATATCGCTATGACCATCGGACTTATGCCAGTTACAGGTATTCCATTACCTTTTATAAGTTATGGCGGAAGTTCGTTACTTACTTGTATGGCTTCTCTTGGGCTTGTGCAGAACATTTATAAACAAAATTACAAAACCATTTTTTAG
- the minC gene encoding septum site-determining protein MinC: protein MNDAIIMKGFNKGIAIVLNPVTDFNILCEELKNKVISAKNLFSGNEVPIQFIGRRLTSSELFQLIEIMKTFGGMHEAIFLWNELNFQTLLNYKDEINVSQNNDNFKIFKGTVRSGQVVESNGDLIVIGDVNPGAQIMAINNVFVLGALRGVAHAGLNGNSNAIVFALELNPVQIRIANVIARSPDYDETKSNVPEVAYIQDNMIVVKSIYDLKNQ, encoded by the coding sequence TTGAATGATGCTATAATTATGAAAGGGTTTAATAAAGGAATAGCAATAGTTTTAAATCCTGTTACTGATTTCAATATTTTATGTGAAGAATTAAAGAATAAAGTAATATCTGCTAAAAATCTTTTTTCAGGAAATGAAGTTCCTATTCAATTTATTGGTCGTAGATTGACTTCAAGTGAATTATTTCAATTAATAGAAATAATGAAAACTTTTGGGGGAATGCATGAAGCTATTTTTTTATGGAATGAATTAAATTTTCAAACTTTATTAAACTATAAAGATGAAATTAATGTAAGTCAAAATAATGACAATTTTAAAATTTTTAAAGGAACTGTTAGATCAGGTCAAGTAGTTGAATCAAATGGTGATTTAATTGTAATAGGAGATGTAAATCCAGGTGCTCAGATTATGGCTATTAATAATGTGTTTGTTTTAGGAGCACTTAGAGGAGTAGCACATGCTGGGTTAAATGGTAACAGTAATGCAATAGTCTTTGCACTTGAATTGAATCCTGTGCAAATAAGAATTGCTAATGTAATTGCTCGTTCACCAGATTATGATGAAACTAAATCAAATGTACCTGAGGTTGCTTATATACAAGATAATATGATTGTTGTAAAATCAATATACGATTTGAAAAACCAATAA
- a CDS encoding glycosyltransferase family 2 protein has translation MVIIPAYNPPSSFKVLLDNLLNIKFIDKIIVVDDGSSNDFNYVSKDIIYIRNEKNMGKGFALRKAIEYAKPFNFNNYIFLDCDLVVDFIELKEFLTYIRDLERYDVIIGYPNKVKKKGFGILKLITKLVLFIYTKRTIKYPLSGQRIYKKLIIDHIVIKENRYGIELSMTIDILNKNYKILEVPFNFNHNEKGKDLKSLLHKAKQLKDILNVALKKWWE, from the coding sequence GTGGTAATTATTCCAGCTTACAATCCACCAAGCTCTTTTAAAGTGTTATTAGATAATTTACTTAATATTAAATTCATTGATAAAATAATTGTTGTTGATGATGGTTCGAGTAATGATTTTAATTATGTGTCAAAAGACATAATATATATTAGGAATGAAAAAAATATGGGGAAAGGTTTTGCTCTTAGAAAGGCTATTGAGTATGCAAAACCTTTTAATTTTAATAATTACATTTTTCTGGATTGTGACTTAGTTGTTGATTTTATTGAATTAAAAGAATTTTTAACATATATTAGAGACTTAGAAAGATATGATGTTATTATTGGATATCCAAACAAAGTAAAAAAGAAGGGTTTCGGGATATTAAAATTAATAACAAAACTTGTATTATTTATTTATACAAAAAGAACAATTAAATATCCATTATCTGGTCAAAGGATTTATAAAAAATTAATAATTGATCATATAGTTATAAAAGAAAATAGATATGGTATTGAATTATCAATGACAATTGATATTTTAAATAAAAATTACAAAATCTTAGAAGTTCCATTTAATTTCAACCACAATGAGAAAGGTAAGGATTTAAAAAGTTTATTGCATAAAGCAAAGCAACTCAAAGACATTTTAAATGTGGCATTAAAAAAATGGTGGGAGTAG
- the minD gene encoding septum site-determining protein MinD, whose protein sequence is MGEVYVVTSGKGGVGKTTTTANVGTYLSILGKKVALIDADIGLRNLDVVMGLENRIVFDIVDVVEGRCKPKQALIKDKRFEGLYLLPAAQSKDKTAVSPEQMKELCNELKNDFDFIIIDCPAGIEQGFKNAIAGADKAIVVTTPEVSAVRDADRIIGLLEAYEIHNPRLVINRIRFDMVRRGDMMDIDDILEILSIDLLGIIPDDERIIVSTNKGEPVVVDDKSKSGNEYRNIAKRILGENIPIISNEVQDTFFNKLKRIFGLSNS, encoded by the coding sequence ATGGGAGAAGTTTATGTTGTTACTTCTGGAAAAGGTGGAGTAGGTAAAACAACTACTACAGCAAATGTTGGGACTTATTTAAGTATATTAGGTAAAAAAGTAGCTCTTATTGATGCTGATATTGGTCTTAGAAACTTAGACGTTGTTATGGGATTAGAAAACAGAATTGTATTTGATATTGTTGATGTTGTAGAAGGTAGGTGTAAACCAAAACAAGCTTTAATTAAAGATAAAAGGTTTGAAGGGTTATATCTTTTACCTGCTGCACAATCAAAGGATAAAACTGCTGTTTCACCAGAGCAAATGAAGGAATTGTGTAACGAATTAAAAAATGATTTTGATTTTATTATTATTGATTGTCCTGCAGGAATTGAACAAGGATTTAAAAATGCAATTGCTGGAGCTGATAAAGCAATTGTTGTTACAACACCAGAAGTCTCTGCTGTTAGGGATGCAGATAGAATAATTGGATTACTTGAAGCTTATGAAATACATAACCCAAGACTTGTTATTAACAGAATAAGATTTGATATGGTAAGACGTGGGGATATGATGGATATTGACGATATTCTAGAAATTCTTTCAATTGATTTATTAGGAATAATACCTGATGATGAAAGAATAATAGTATCAACAAACAAAGGTGAACCAGTTGTTGTTGATGATAAATCGAAATCAGGTAACGAATATAGGAACATTGCAAAACGAATTTTAGGAGAAAATATACCAATTATTAGTAACGAAGTCCAAGATACATTCTTTAATAAGCTTAAAAGAATATTTGGTTTAAGTAATTCTTAG